A window from Vigna angularis cultivar LongXiaoDou No.4 chromosome 7, ASM1680809v1, whole genome shotgun sequence encodes these proteins:
- the LOC108337301 gene encoding uncharacterized protein LOC108337301 — protein sequence MDEAEFQRLLQLFPVVRCRDYSAEAASSRQIPSGVAQNEVKQWQDAWDEKEINDSEQQGLDQHDSFWSKLKTEAARKMDAEEAERFCKAFRQIHKKLVNEELSLDAARSFLKSS from the exons ATGGATGAAGCTGAATTTCAACGCCTTCTCCAACTCTTCCCCGTTGTTCGTTGTCGCGATTACTCT GCAGAAGCAGCGTCATCCAGACAAATTCCATCTGGGGTAGCACAGAATGAG GTAAAGCAATGGCAAGATGCATGGGATGAAAAGGAAATTAACGATTCTGAGCAGCAAGGACTTGATCAACATG ATTCATTTTGGAGCAAGCTAAAGACGGAGGCTGCTAGGAAG ATGGATGCAGAAGAAGCAGAGAGATTTTGCAAGGCATTCCGACAAATCCATAAGAAACTA gtgaATGAAGAGTTGAGTTTAGATGCAGCTCGAAGCTTCTTAAAATCATCCTAG